One stretch of Verrucomicrobiia bacterium DNA includes these proteins:
- the miaA gene encoding tRNA (adenosine(37)-N6)-dimethylallyltransferase MiaA, whose translation MERGIPTVLLAGPTASGKSAVALVLAEALGGEILTADSMQVYRGLDIGTAKPTAAERARVPHHLIDLVDPWESFDAARWLGCARWAHADVKGRGRASVVCGGTGLYFRAWLEGLDDDCPSDPDQRAALESMPLGELLQELEAGDPETWARVDRSNPRRVIRAVERLRRTGRAGAGGLGAVVEGRDAGMVVVLRRTPADLRRRIDSRVDAMFAGGLVEETRGLLERGLRGNRTAMQAIGYRQVVEHLEGLADLPDTIARVKTRTWQFARRQMTWFRHQMAARWIDVAVEEPPEVTAGRVREGVEMDRGSGLGEMGSG comes from the coding sequence ATGGAGCGAGGGATTCCGACGGTCCTGCTGGCGGGGCCCACGGCGTCTGGGAAGTCGGCGGTGGCGCTCGTTCTGGCGGAGGCCTTGGGTGGAGAGATCCTGACCGCGGACTCGATGCAGGTGTACCGGGGGCTGGACATCGGGACGGCCAAGCCGACGGCGGCGGAACGGGCACGGGTACCGCATCATCTGATCGATCTGGTCGATCCTTGGGAATCGTTCGATGCGGCCCGCTGGCTTGGATGCGCACGATGGGCGCATGCCGACGTGAAGGGTCGGGGGAGGGCATCGGTGGTGTGTGGCGGGACGGGGTTGTACTTCCGGGCGTGGCTGGAGGGGCTCGATGACGATTGCCCATCCGATCCGGACCAGCGGGCGGCCCTGGAGTCGATGCCTTTGGGCGAGCTGCTTCAGGAACTGGAGGCGGGGGATCCGGAGACGTGGGCCCGGGTGGACCGGTCGAATCCGCGACGGGTGATCCGGGCGGTGGAGCGGTTGCGGCGGACGGGTCGGGCGGGGGCGGGCGGGTTGGGGGCGGTGGTCGAGGGCCGGGACGCAGGAATGGTAGTGGTCCTGCGGCGGACGCCCGCCGATTTGCGCCGGCGGATCGACAGCCGGGTGGACGCGATGTTTGCGGGAGGGTTGGTGGAGGAGACCCGGGGATTGCTGGAACGGGGGTTGCGCGGGAATCGCACGGCGATGCAGGCCATCGGGTATCGGCAGGTGGTGGAGCATCTGGAGGGCCTGGCCGATTTGCCGGATACGATTGCGCGGGTGAAGACCAGGACGTGGCAGTTTGCACGCCGGCAGATGACGTGGTTCCGGCATCAGATGGCGGCGAGGTGGATCGACGTGGCGGTGGAGGAGCCGCCGGAGGTCACCGCGGGCCGGGTGAGGGAGGGGGTGGAGATGGATCGCGGGAGCGGCCTCGGTGAGATGGGGTCAGGGTGA
- a CDS encoding TIM barrel protein encodes MDRRQFLRRTGLAAAMAAAGSGTALAPLGAAAYGPRPRAESRLYRISLAEWSLHRAIFSGAMDHMDFPKVARLDFGLSGIELVNQFFKDKARDRAYLSAFKQRALEMNVQTLLIMVDGEGALGDPDEAARTKAVENHYPWVEAAQFLGCHSIRVNAETRGVGSFEEQQDRAADGLGRLSEFARQHGLNVIVENHGQLSSNGAWLAGVMRQVGMANCGTLPDFGNFQIRAGEVYDRYRGVQEMMPFAKAVSAKSHDFDENGDEIHTDYRRMMRIVLDSGYRGWVGIEYEGGGVSEAEGILKTKALLERVRSELEPHYA; translated from the coding sequence ATGGATCGTCGCCAATTCCTTCGTCGCACCGGGCTTGCTGCCGCCATGGCGGCAGCGGGGTCAGGAACCGCGCTGGCACCGCTGGGGGCGGCGGCCTACGGGCCGAGGCCCAGGGCGGAGAGCCGGCTTTATCGGATCTCGCTGGCCGAGTGGTCGCTGCACCGGGCGATCTTCTCGGGGGCGATGGATCACATGGACTTCCCGAAGGTGGCGCGGCTGGACTTTGGGTTGAGCGGGATCGAGCTGGTGAACCAGTTCTTCAAGGACAAGGCGCGGGATCGTGCGTACCTGAGCGCCTTCAAGCAGCGGGCGTTGGAGATGAACGTGCAGACCCTGCTCATCATGGTGGACGGCGAAGGGGCGTTGGGCGATCCCGACGAGGCGGCGCGGACCAAGGCGGTGGAGAACCATTACCCGTGGGTGGAGGCGGCGCAGTTTCTGGGGTGCCATTCGATCCGGGTGAACGCGGAGACGCGCGGGGTTGGGAGCTTCGAGGAGCAGCAGGACCGGGCGGCCGACGGTTTGGGGCGTTTGTCGGAGTTTGCGCGGCAGCACGGCCTGAATGTGATTGTCGAGAACCACGGGCAGTTGTCCTCGAACGGCGCGTGGCTGGCCGGGGTGATGCGGCAGGTGGGCATGGCGAACTGCGGGACGCTGCCGGACTTCGGGAACTTCCAGATCCGGGCGGGGGAGGTGTACGACCGTTATCGCGGGGTTCAGGAGATGATGCCGTTTGCGAAGGCGGTCAGCGCCAAGTCGCACGACTTCGATGAGAACGGGGACGAGATTCACACCGACTACCGGCGGATGATGCGGATTGTGCTGGATTCGGGATACCGGGGCTGGGTCGGGATCGAGTACGAGGGGGGCGGCGTGAGCGAGGCGGAGGGGATTCTGAAGACGAAGGCACTGCTCGAGCGGGTGCGGAGCGAATTGGAACCGCACTACGCGTAG
- a CDS encoding sigma-70 family RNA polymerase sigma factor codes for MEPSGQAAGECVTVDDLRDLIGELRMVAARLLAFESRNHTYTPTALAMTALRRAKLKEEAWEDVRWENRGHFMAAMSVAMRNALVDHARRRRAKGRSKVLYLPPDEDVFRDLPAAAEEKPERVLMLEEALTRLGEQDARLAGILRQHYYFGYTVAEMAQFQEVSEKTVDRDLKKARVLLRKMLEAASRMGEA; via the coding sequence ATGGAGCCATCCGGGCAGGCGGCGGGCGAATGCGTCACGGTGGACGATCTGCGGGACTTGATCGGGGAATTGCGGATGGTCGCGGCGCGACTGCTGGCATTTGAATCCCGCAACCACACCTACACGCCGACGGCGCTGGCGATGACGGCGTTGCGGCGGGCGAAGTTGAAGGAGGAGGCGTGGGAGGATGTGCGGTGGGAGAACCGCGGGCATTTCATGGCGGCGATGTCGGTCGCCATGCGCAATGCGCTGGTGGACCATGCGCGGCGGCGGCGGGCGAAGGGTCGGAGCAAGGTGCTATACCTGCCACCGGACGAGGATGTGTTTCGGGATCTGCCGGCCGCGGCGGAGGAGAAGCCGGAGCGGGTCCTGATGCTGGAGGAGGCGCTGACCCGCCTGGGCGAGCAGGATGCGCGGCTCGCGGGGATCCTGCGTCAGCACTACTACTTCGGGTACACGGTTGCGGAGATGGCGCAGTTTCAGGAGGTGAGCGAGAAGACGGTGGACCGCGATTTGAAGAAGGCGAGGGTGTTGCTGCGGAAAATGCTGGAGGCGGCCTCGAGGATGGGTGAGGCATGA